From a region of the Paenibacillus lutimineralis genome:
- the glnA gene encoding type I glutamate--ammonia ligase: protein MSAELVMRTIKEKGIEWVDFRFVDLSGRAHHITLPAKQVDEDTFVNGVAFDGSSIPGFRGIEESDMVMMPDHGAVYVDPFTAHPTLNVFCDIFTPEGERYERDPRSIAVRAEEYLQASGIGTAAYFAPESEFFIFDDVRYENKINRTYYSVDSEEASWNSGRTEEGGNTGFKIPVKGGYVPVAPTDKQQDIRSEMCRLLEEAGLEVERHHHEVATAGQAEINFRFDTLLKTADNLMVYKYIVHNTAIQYGKTATFMPKPLFGDNGSGMHVHQSIFNGDIPLFYEKGAYANLSETALHYIGGILYHAPALIAFTNPSTNSFKRLVPGYEAPVNLVYSKGNRSAAVRIPVAAVTPKGCRIEFRTPDSTANPYLAFSAMLMAGLDGIKRKIDPVKEGYGPFDKNIYELSRAEKEGIRSVPGSLEEALNGLEADSEFLTAGGVFTNEFIANYIKFKRAEARAVAIRVHPYEFGLYYDL, encoded by the coding sequence ATGTCAGCAGAGCTTGTAATGAGAACTATCAAGGAAAAAGGGATCGAATGGGTGGATTTCCGGTTTGTTGATCTGTCTGGTCGGGCTCACCATATTACGCTTCCAGCGAAACAGGTTGATGAGGATACATTCGTTAATGGAGTAGCTTTTGACGGTTCATCCATTCCCGGGTTCCGCGGGATTGAGGAATCTGACATGGTGATGATGCCGGATCATGGCGCAGTATACGTAGATCCGTTCACCGCCCATCCAACGTTAAACGTATTTTGTGATATTTTTACGCCGGAGGGTGAGAGATATGAGCGTGACCCACGTAGTATCGCGGTAAGAGCCGAGGAATATTTGCAAGCAAGCGGGATCGGTACGGCAGCTTACTTCGCACCTGAATCGGAATTTTTCATCTTTGATGATGTTCGCTATGAGAATAAGATCAACAGAACCTATTATTCGGTGGATTCTGAGGAAGCGTCCTGGAATTCAGGCCGTACTGAGGAAGGCGGCAATACGGGCTTCAAAATTCCTGTGAAGGGCGGTTATGTACCGGTAGCCCCGACTGACAAGCAGCAGGACATCCGCAGCGAAATGTGCCGTCTGCTTGAAGAGGCTGGACTTGAGGTGGAGCGTCACCATCATGAAGTGGCGACTGCTGGCCAGGCTGAGATCAACTTCCGCTTCGACACACTGCTGAAAACAGCGGATAATCTGATGGTCTATAAATATATCGTTCACAATACGGCGATTCAGTACGGCAAGACAGCGACCTTCATGCCGAAGCCGCTCTTCGGCGATAATGGTAGCGGGATGCATGTGCATCAATCGATCTTCAATGGCGATATTCCGCTGTTCTATGAAAAAGGGGCATATGCTAACCTAAGTGAGACCGCGCTGCATTATATCGGTGGCATTCTGTATCATGCTCCTGCTCTGATCGCCTTCACCAATCCGAGCACCAACTCCTTCAAGCGTCTAGTTCCTGGGTACGAGGCTCCGGTCAACCTCGTATATTCCAAAGGCAATCGTTCCGCAGCCGTACGGATACCAGTCGCTGCTGTTACACCGAAAGGCTGTCGCATTGAGTTCCGGACCCCGGACTCTACCGCTAATCCGTATTTGGCGTTCTCAGCGATGCTGATGGCCGGGCTGGACGGGATCAAGCGCAAGATCGATCCAGTCAAGGAAGGCTACGGCCCCTTCGATAAAAATATTTATGAACTTTCCAGAGCGGAGAAGGAAGGTATTCGCAGTGTACCGGGTTCGCTCGAGGAAGCGCTGAATGGGCTTGAGGCGGACAGCGAGTTCCTGACTGCAGGAGGGGTGTTCACGAACGAATTCATTGCTAACTATATTAAATTCAAGCGGGCAGAAGCCAGAGCGGTAGCAATTCGTGTTCATCCTTATGAATTCGGCCTATATTATGATTTATAG
- the serC gene encoding 3-phosphoserine/phosphohydroxythreonine transaminase, with the protein MSKRAYNFNAGPAALPLEVLERAQAEFVDFHGTGMSIMEMSHRGAVYEGVHNEASSRLLQLLGNPQGYKVLFLQGGASTQFAMIPMNLLTEGKVGAYVKTGSWANKAIKEAKLIGETYVAASSEEDKYMSVPDLSNLQLPDNAAYLHLTSNETIEGTQFTQYPDTGSVPLIADMSSDILCRPFDLTQFGMVYAGAQKNLGPSGVTVVIAREELVSNSPKHLPSMLRYDIQADNNSLYNTPPSFSIYMVNEVLRWIEEQGGLQAVEQNNRKKADLLYNAIDNSGGFFRGCADLESRSLMNVTFRLANEELEKQFIKQSEQEGFVGLKGHRSVGGLRASIYNAVPYDSIKALVDLMNHFQQQNG; encoded by the coding sequence ATGAGTAAGAGAGCTTATAATTTCAATGCCGGACCGGCTGCACTGCCGCTTGAGGTATTGGAACGCGCGCAAGCTGAATTTGTTGATTTTCATGGTACAGGAATGTCGATCATGGAGATGTCCCATCGCGGGGCTGTGTATGAAGGGGTTCATAATGAAGCATCCAGCCGCCTACTGCAATTGCTGGGCAATCCGCAAGGCTATAAAGTGCTGTTCCTGCAAGGCGGGGCATCGACGCAGTTCGCGATGATTCCTATGAATCTCTTGACTGAAGGCAAGGTCGGGGCTTACGTGAAGACCGGAAGCTGGGCTAACAAGGCGATTAAGGAAGCGAAGCTGATCGGCGAGACTTACGTGGCTGCTTCCTCTGAGGAAGACAAGTACATGTCCGTTCCTGATCTTAGCAACCTCCAATTGCCAGACAATGCAGCTTATCTGCATCTGACCTCCAATGAGACGATTGAAGGCACCCAGTTCACACAATATCCAGATACCGGTAGCGTGCCGCTGATCGCGGATATGTCGAGTGACATTCTGTGTCGTCCGTTCGACCTGACTCAGTTCGGCATGGTGTATGCAGGGGCACAGAAGAATCTAGGTCCTTCCGGGGTAACGGTTGTCATTGCCCGTGAGGAGCTGGTAAGCAATTCTCCTAAACATCTGCCAAGCATGCTTCGTTATGATATTCAGGCAGACAACAATTCACTATATAATACACCTCCATCCTTCTCTATTTACATGGTGAATGAAGTATTACGCTGGATTGAAGAACAGGGTGGCCTGCAAGCAGTTGAGCAGAATAATCGCAAGAAGGCAGACCTGTTGTACAATGCGATTGACAATAGTGGAGGATTCTTCCGCGGTTGTGCTGACCTAGAGAGCCGTTCCCTCATGAACGTGACGTTCCGTCTCGCTAATGAAGAGCTGGAGAAGCAGTTCATTAAGCAATCGGAGCAAGAGGGCTTTGTAGGACTCAAGGGTCACCGCAGTGTCGGTGGACTCCGCGCTTCGATCTACAATGCAGTGCCATATGATAGCATCAAGGCTCTGGTTGATCTTATGAACCATTTCCAACAGCAAAATGGCTAA
- a CDS encoding GH36-type glycosyl hydrolase domain-containing protein, which translates to MKSRGWQYAGKQGGFKLEQPEGYSYLYFPLVNEAGMMSSITPNLHGQITSGHNRFLTEPVSAEALHNSKAARNFWIYTEKEGAWSVSGNSARQNAQQFAEGREYSQVEAGFLWHRVTRKHGMLPLTAETTNFVPVTEDQVELMKVKLTNTGDTPIRFTATTAIPLYGRSADDLRDHRHVTSLLHRIYTTTYGVEVQPSLSFDERGHRVNKVTYSVLGAEDHGKRPSGFFPVTEDFVGEGGALDWPEAVVLNRKAQAGPDVRFEGYEAVGGLRFEEVELAAGESKSYIIAMLITGERISDEEYAAKYLSEASFDNLLAQNERYWREKLDTIIFHSGDEEQDLWMKWVTLQPVLRRLYGNSFLPYHDYGRGGRGWRDLWQDCLALMVMEPAEVRYLLLNNYAGVRIDGSNATIIGARPGEFIADRNNIPRVWMDHGAWPLLTTMLYIHQSGDLDFLLQSQTYFRDSFIERSKGRDTSWLPEQGNQLLTCEGDIYEGTILEHILLQNLVPFFNVGEHNNIKLEGADWNDGLDLAPNRGESVAFTAFYASNLIELSDLLLQLKHRSGINTIKLGQEIARLLDSLSHPVSYDSTTSKLALLDSYYQSIVPAVSGKLVVLSIEDVVQDLKHKAEWMITHLRRNEWVTSQEGYEWFNGYYNNDGQRVEGDCPEGVRMTLTGQVFTIMGGVATDEQVDKIHAAVERYLKDEHIGYRLNSRFGGIQQNLGRAFGFAFGHKENGAMFSHMTVMYANALYKRGYVQEGYQVLDSIYRLSSDFSVSKMYPGVPEYINERGRGMYTYLTGSASWLLLTQLTEVYGVKGYYGDLLLEPKLIRTQFDAEGTASVETLFAGRMLEVVYHNPRQIDYGQYRIGAVKINGQQADLKMNGMGCLISRELLDVPEQGNLVIEVLLERIP; encoded by the coding sequence ATGAAGTCAAGGGGATGGCAATATGCAGGGAAGCAAGGGGGGTTCAAGCTTGAACAGCCGGAGGGTTATAGTTATTTGTATTTTCCGTTAGTGAATGAGGCAGGGATGATGTCGTCAATCACTCCAAATTTGCATGGGCAGATTACATCCGGCCATAACCGCTTTCTGACGGAGCCTGTATCGGCCGAGGCACTTCACAATTCAAAGGCGGCACGGAATTTCTGGATTTACACGGAGAAGGAAGGGGCTTGGTCCGTCAGCGGCAATTCTGCGCGGCAGAACGCTCAACAATTTGCCGAGGGCCGCGAGTACAGCCAGGTGGAGGCTGGATTTCTATGGCATCGCGTCACACGCAAGCATGGCATGCTACCGCTAACTGCCGAGACGACGAATTTTGTCCCGGTTACTGAAGATCAAGTTGAATTGATGAAGGTGAAGCTCACGAATACAGGGGATACTCCTATCCGCTTCACTGCCACAACGGCGATTCCATTGTACGGACGCTCAGCCGATGACCTTCGCGACCACCGGCATGTGACCTCCCTGCTACATCGCATCTATACTACTACATATGGCGTTGAGGTACAGCCCTCGTTGTCCTTTGATGAACGGGGACATCGGGTCAATAAAGTCACCTATAGCGTGCTTGGGGCAGAGGATCATGGTAAACGTCCTTCGGGCTTCTTCCCGGTGACTGAGGACTTCGTTGGAGAAGGCGGGGCGTTAGATTGGCCAGAGGCTGTCGTCCTCAACCGAAAAGCGCAGGCAGGCCCAGACGTCCGTTTCGAAGGTTATGAAGCGGTCGGCGGCTTGAGATTTGAAGAGGTGGAACTAGCCGCAGGTGAGTCGAAGTCTTATATTATTGCGATGTTGATTACCGGGGAACGAATTAGCGACGAAGAGTACGCGGCAAAATATTTATCCGAGGCCAGCTTTGACAATTTGCTTGCTCAGAACGAGCGTTATTGGCGTGAGAAGTTGGATACGATCATCTTCCATTCCGGGGACGAGGAACAGGATCTGTGGATGAAATGGGTGACCTTGCAGCCGGTTCTGCGGCGCCTCTATGGTAATTCATTTCTCCCTTACCATGATTATGGCCGCGGTGGCCGGGGCTGGCGTGATCTATGGCAGGACTGCCTGGCTCTGATGGTCATGGAACCCGCGGAGGTCCGTTATTTGCTGCTGAACAATTATGCCGGGGTACGCATCGATGGCAGCAACGCGACGATCATTGGGGCTAGGCCAGGGGAATTCATCGCCGATCGCAACAATATCCCGCGCGTGTGGATGGACCATGGTGCCTGGCCGCTGCTCACGACAATGCTGTATATTCATCAAAGCGGGGATCTCGATTTCCTGCTTCAGTCACAGACCTATTTCCGGGACAGCTTTATTGAGCGCTCCAAAGGGCGGGACACAAGCTGGCTGCCGGAGCAGGGCAACCAGCTGTTGACCTGTGAAGGGGACATCTATGAAGGGACGATTTTGGAGCATATTTTGCTGCAGAATCTGGTTCCGTTCTTTAATGTCGGGGAACACAACAATATCAAGCTGGAGGGAGCGGACTGGAACGACGGGCTTGATCTGGCCCCGAACCGTGGGGAGAGTGTCGCTTTTACCGCCTTCTATGCCAGCAATTTGATAGAATTGTCCGATCTGCTCTTGCAGTTGAAGCATAGATCGGGAATAAATACGATCAAGTTAGGCCAAGAGATTGCAAGGCTGCTGGACAGCTTGTCACATCCGGTCTCTTATGACAGCACAACATCGAAGCTTGCTCTGTTGGACAGCTACTATCAATCGATTGTACCGGCCGTAAGCGGTAAGTTAGTCGTACTTAGCATTGAGGATGTGGTACAAGACCTTAAGCATAAAGCAGAATGGATGATCACACATCTTCGGCGCAACGAATGGGTGACTAGCCAGGAAGGCTATGAATGGTTCAACGGCTACTATAACAATGATGGCCAGCGTGTTGAGGGGGACTGTCCTGAGGGAGTCAGAATGACTTTGACGGGGCAAGTGTTCACTATCATGGGCGGGGTAGCGACCGATGAACAGGTCGATAAAATACATGCCGCAGTGGAGCGATATCTGAAGGATGAGCACATCGGCTATCGCCTGAACTCACGGTTTGGAGGTATTCAGCAAAATCTCGGCCGCGCCTTTGGCTTTGCCTTTGGTCATAAAGAGAACGGGGCGATGTTCAGCCATATGACAGTCATGTATGCCAATGCGCTATATAAACGTGGATATGTGCAGGAGGGATACCAGGTTCTCGATTCGATATATCGGTTGTCCAGTGATTTTTCCGTTAGTAAAATGTACCCGGGTGTACCGGAGTATATTAACGAACGGGGCAGAGGAATGTATACGTACTTGACCGGCTCTGCCAGCTGGCTGTTGTTGACACAGCTTACGGAAGTGTACGGGGTGAAGGGGTACTACGGTGATTTACTGTTGGAACCGAAGCTGATAAGAACACAATTCGATGCTGAGGGCACTGCTTCTGTCGAGACACTGTTCGCTGGGCGAATGCTGGAGGTCGTCTATCACAATCCGCGGCAAATCGATTACGGTCAATATCGTATAGGTGCGGTAAAAATAAATGGCCAGCAGGCAGACCTTAAAATGAATGGAATGGGTTGTCTCATTTCGCGGGAGCTGCTGGACGTGCCGGAGCAAGGCAATCTAGTCATTGAAGTGCTGCTGGAACGAATTCCGTAG
- a CDS encoding AbrB/MazE/SpoVT family DNA-binding domain-containing protein, translated as MKPAGVVRKVDQLGRIVLPKSLRKRYQMNEGDPVEILVQGDHIILERYRPKCVFCGSMDNVSDFKERSICNQCLVEMNHLT; from the coding sequence ATGAAACCAGCTGGAGTGGTCCGGAAAGTGGATCAACTGGGGAGAATCGTATTGCCTAAGTCGCTGCGCAAAAGATATCAAATGAATGAGGGAGATCCTGTAGAAATTCTTGTACAGGGCGATCATATTATTCTGGAAAGATATCGTCCTAAATGTGTATTTTGCGGCTCTATGGACAATGTTAGCGACTTCAAGGAGCGTTCGATCTGCAATCAATGCTTGGTCGAAATGAACCATTTGACCTAA
- a CDS encoding aminotransferase class I/II-fold pyridoxal phosphate-dependent enzyme has translation MEGWLKETIGRLPDIFRSDVEGLIRDGDFISFARSYVGELSSLSDPLARIADELGLSEGRKKDAGRKPGTESCQRSGAADDHGASEAGETDKAVKSGADKTSEVDETVKARINETDRIDEATKSKAEASERLREWLASAYRQAEGGERAAEAGDRLLLADSAAGALELAIRALLKPGDAVLVESPSSPEALWALHRRGAVIVPVQCDRDGMLPDDLRRQLRAAKPALVYVTPLHSTGPSGAVWSQQRMLALLEQCDRHRVPIVEDGTACGVPGFARAAGRGGADGPVTAPEGGKVTGGAGPAPARPQGAGVPRVGTASVRAASDSIFSLWLSQAKWRRTSVVLLDSFERALFPSLPLAWLRGDTAMLTRLTAARTEEAGLASASNQTCLMLYKLLRDDRFSLSEHTAAVLDELNTRRIYMKELLTGREWRKAEVHDPGRGLFLWVRLPEGIVSEALLKASMLEGVAFTPGIRCYAASEDLKQSPITEGDWIRLNYAAYPAMGIAEGIARIEDALAEFTARS, from the coding sequence ATGGAGGGTTGGCTTAAGGAGACGATCGGGCGTCTGCCGGACATATTCCGCAGCGATGTCGAAGGTTTGATTCGTGACGGAGATTTTATATCCTTCGCTAGGAGTTATGTTGGGGAGCTGTCTTCGCTAAGTGATCCTCTGGCGAGGATTGCGGATGAGTTAGGGTTATCGGAAGGGAGAAAGAAGGATGCTGGGAGAAAACCGGGGACAGAGTCCTGTCAGAGAAGCGGGGCCGCTGATGATCATGGAGCCTCCGAGGCGGGTGAGACCGATAAAGCGGTAAAGTCGGGGGCAGATAAGACTAGCGAGGTCGATGAAACGGTAAAGGCGCGGATCAATGAGACTGACCGGATCGATGAAGCTACGAAGTCGAAGGCCGAGGCTTCGGAGCGGCTGCGGGAGTGGCTGGCCTCCGCTTATCGGCAAGCGGAGGGTGGGGAGAGAGCAGCAGAGGCGGGGGACCGCCTGCTGCTGGCGGACAGTGCAGCAGGCGCGCTGGAGCTTGCGATCCGCGCACTGCTGAAGCCGGGCGACGCGGTGCTGGTGGAGTCGCCCAGCTCGCCGGAGGCGCTGTGGGCGCTGCACCGCCGCGGCGCGGTCATTGTCCCGGTCCAGTGTGACCGGGACGGCATGCTGCCGGACGACCTGCGGCGTCAACTCCGCGCGGCAAAGCCAGCGCTGGTGTACGTGACGCCGCTGCACAGCACCGGGCCGTCCGGCGCGGTGTGGAGCCAGCAGCGCATGCTTGCGCTGCTGGAGCAGTGCGATCGGCACCGTGTGCCGATCGTCGAGGACGGCACCGCCTGCGGGGTGCCGGGGTTCGCGCGCGCCGCCGGGCGTGGCGGCGCGGATGGCCCGGTAACGGCCCCGGAGGGGGGCAAGGTTACCGGAGGGGCTGGGCCGGCGCCTGCCAGGCCGCAAGGCGCAGGCGTGCCCCGGGTGGGCACCGCATCGGTCCGGGCAGCGTCCGACTCCATCTTCTCCTTATGGCTTAGTCAAGCCAAATGGAGAAGAACGAGCGTCGTCTTGCTGGATTCGTTCGAGCGTGCCCTGTTCCCATCGCTGCCGCTGGCCTGGCTGCGCGGCGATACGGCGATGCTCACCAGGCTCACCGCCGCTCGTACCGAAGAAGCTGGGCTTGCCTCTGCTTCTAATCAGACCTGCCTTATGCTCTACAAGCTACTGAGAGATGATCGCTTCTCATTATCAGAGCATACGGCGGCGGTATTGGATGAATTAAATACCCGACGGATATATATGAAGGAGCTGCTTACAGGAAGAGAGTGGAGGAAGGCTGAGGTTCATGATCCGGGAAGAGGATTATTTCTGTGGGTACGGCTTCCTGAAGGAATCGTCTCAGAGGCTCTGCTGAAGGCCTCAATGCTAGAAGGTGTGGCATTTACACCGGGCATACGATGCTATGCCGCTTCAGAGGACTTAAAACAGTCCCCGATCACGGAAGGGGACTGGATTCGGTTGAATTATGCAGCTTACCCGGCAATGGGAATCGCCGAGGGCATAGCGCGGATTGAAGACGCCCTGGCGGAGTTCACGGCCAGGAGTTAG
- the pepT gene encoding peptidase T: protein MRDELINRFTSYVKVDTQSNEDNLVCPSTPGQLTLARQLVEELEAIGMEDISLDDNGYVTATLPGNTVKDVPVIGFLAHLDTATDFSGANVQPQILESYDGGDILLNEPGDIILSPREFPELSNYKGHTLITTDGTSLLGADDKAGIAEIMTAMNYLIQHPEIKHGTIRVAFTPDEEIGRGPDRFDVDAFGAEFAYTVDGGPLGELEYESFNAAAAKVTCKGVSVHPGSAKGKMVNSAKIAMEFHAMLPAAEAPEHTNGYDGFYHLSSINGDVEQTRLHYIIRDFDREQFETRKTKMQSIAEELKAKYGPDRITLDLRDQYYNMREKIEPVMDIVNVAAEVMKELKIEPIITPIRGGTDGSQLSYMGLPTPNLFAGGENFHGKFEYISVNSMIKATEVIVGIIQKFEERAQS, encoded by the coding sequence ATGAGAGACGAGCTTATCAACAGGTTTACTTCCTATGTTAAAGTCGATACACAGTCCAACGAGGACAATCTGGTCTGCCCATCTACACCAGGGCAACTCACGTTGGCTAGACAACTCGTGGAGGAGCTGGAAGCCATCGGCATGGAGGATATCAGTCTTGATGACAACGGTTATGTCACGGCAACCCTGCCGGGCAATACGGTAAAAGATGTTCCCGTCATCGGTTTCCTGGCTCATCTAGATACCGCTACCGACTTTAGTGGTGCTAACGTTCAGCCGCAGATCTTAGAATCCTATGATGGCGGAGATATCTTATTGAATGAACCCGGTGATATCATATTGTCTCCGCGTGAGTTCCCCGAGCTAAGTAATTACAAAGGCCATACGCTCATTACAACCGATGGTACGAGCCTGCTTGGCGCGGATGATAAGGCTGGCATCGCCGAGATTATGACCGCGATGAACTATTTGATCCAGCATCCGGAGATCAAGCATGGCACGATCCGCGTCGCCTTCACACCTGATGAGGAGATCGGCCGTGGTCCAGACCGCTTCGACGTCGATGCCTTCGGGGCTGAATTTGCCTACACTGTGGATGGCGGGCCATTAGGCGAACTGGAGTACGAGAGTTTTAACGCTGCTGCAGCCAAAGTAACCTGCAAAGGGGTCAGTGTTCATCCCGGATCAGCGAAGGGCAAGATGGTCAATTCCGCCAAGATTGCGATGGAATTCCACGCCATGCTGCCTGCTGCGGAAGCCCCTGAGCATACCAATGGCTATGATGGCTTCTACCATCTGTCCTCGATCAATGGTGATGTGGAGCAGACACGGCTGCATTACATCATTCGCGATTTTGACCGCGAACAATTCGAGACCCGCAAGACCAAAATGCAGAGCATCGCTGAAGAGCTGAAGGCGAAATACGGTCCTGATCGAATTACCCTTGACCTGCGCGATCAATATTACAATATGCGTGAGAAAATCGAGCCTGTCATGGATATCGTGAACGTAGCCGCCGAAGTTATGAAAGAATTGAAGATCGAACCGATTATCACCCCGATTCGCGGCGGTACTGATGGCTCGCAGCTCTCTTACATGGGACTGCCTACGCCGAATCTGTTCGCCGGTGGTGAGAACTTCCACGGCAAATTCGAATACATTTCCGTGAATAGTATGATCAAGGCGACCGAGGTTATCGTCGGAATCATCCAGAAATTTGAAGAGAGAGCGCAGTCCTAA
- a CDS encoding phosphodiester glycosidase family protein translates to MMTSHKQINRFFLLMTGPFLGLLIAMLISGTSLHVQQKPVPFTVNTDIPATAAAISGQLDQAEEAAQTTISSIKKTAELYNKTTSTMSKIVQSSQKAAKRPETIYNNKITSRLGSPYKTVESDRIRLELFTVNPGTYQGYAMKVKLKSPDAMRMTLGKDKLGSSETTLAAAKRYGAVAGINAGGFADSKKGRFPLSTTVLDGKYLGGFEPSYKDLFFVGLNKSGKLIGGKFSTQEELDRLHPDFGASFVPVLLKNGQKKQIPDKWKTSPLRAPRTVIGNYKDDQLLIIVVDGYNENGGSGATLEELQTRLYKLGVQDAYNLDGGGSTSLVVNGQIVNHPSDGQLRPVPTHFLFFK, encoded by the coding sequence ATGATGACGTCACATAAACAAATCAATCGCTTCTTTTTACTCATGACGGGTCCTTTTCTGGGACTTCTTATCGCAATGTTGATTAGCGGAACTAGCTTGCATGTTCAACAGAAACCCGTGCCATTTACAGTCAACACCGATATTCCTGCCACGGCAGCTGCTATTTCCGGGCAGCTGGATCAGGCGGAGGAAGCAGCTCAGACAACGATATCTTCTATTAAGAAGACGGCGGAGCTGTACAATAAGACGACCTCAACCATGTCGAAAATCGTGCAATCGTCGCAGAAGGCTGCCAAACGACCTGAAACGATCTACAACAACAAAATTACAAGCAGGCTCGGTTCTCCATACAAGACCGTGGAATCCGACCGTATCAGGCTTGAACTCTTCACTGTAAATCCCGGTACTTATCAAGGCTATGCCATGAAAGTGAAGCTGAAATCGCCGGATGCGATGCGAATGACCCTGGGCAAGGACAAGCTGGGCAGTTCTGAGACGACACTCGCTGCAGCCAAACGTTATGGAGCGGTCGCAGGAATTAATGCTGGCGGATTTGCCGACTCCAAGAAGGGACGTTTCCCATTAAGTACAACCGTACTGGACGGTAAATATCTGGGCGGATTTGAACCCAGCTACAAGGATCTCTTCTTCGTAGGATTGAACAAGTCTGGCAAATTGATCGGTGGAAAGTTCTCCACACAAGAAGAGCTAGATCGGCTTCATCCGGATTTCGGCGCTTCCTTCGTACCGGTTCTGCTTAAGAATGGTCAGAAGAAGCAGATTCCAGACAAATGGAAAACCTCGCCTTTGCGTGCTCCGCGCACCGTCATCGGCAATTATAAAGACGATCAGCTGCTTATTATCGTCGTGGATGGATATAATGAGAACGGCGGCTCCGGGGCAACTCTCGAGGAGCTACAGACCAGACTGTACAAGCTCGGCGTTCAGGATGCCTACAATCTGGACGGCGGCGGTTCTACCTCGCTCGTCGTTAACGGTCAAATCGTGAATCATCCCTCTGATGGGCAGCTTCGTCCTGTTCCTACTCATTTTCTGTTTTTTAAATAG
- a CDS encoding DUF2161 domain-containing phosphodiesterase, whose amino-acid sequence MAVKHETELYAPLKVFFEERGYEIKSEVRHCDLVGYRPESDEPLIVEMKKSFNLPLLLQGLERQKLSSEVYLAVERARAKKGAHNQRWSEITNLCRRLGLGFITITQYKTKKPFVEIHCMPGDHLPAPSQRIVKARAARLQYEFNERSGDYNVGGSHGTKLMTAYREKALRIAMVLQEGGEMAPKDIKLLSGIGQTAGILQKNYYLWFHRVSRGRYVLTSEGEHGLKQYGHIIEAWRNAAPSVEE is encoded by the coding sequence ATGGCAGTCAAGCATGAGACGGAATTGTATGCTCCGCTGAAGGTTTTTTTTGAGGAGCGGGGATATGAAATAAAAAGCGAGGTACGGCATTGTGATCTGGTCGGATACCGCCCGGAGAGCGATGAGCCGTTGATCGTTGAAATGAAGAAGAGCTTCAATCTGCCCCTCCTTCTGCAAGGATTGGAGCGTCAGAAGCTCAGCAGCGAGGTATATTTGGCTGTAGAGCGAGCGCGGGCCAAGAAGGGAGCGCATAATCAGCGCTGGAGCGAAATTACGAACCTGTGCCGTAGACTCGGCCTAGGCTTCATAACGATTACACAGTACAAGACGAAGAAGCCCTTTGTTGAGATTCACTGTATGCCTGGGGATCATCTTCCCGCGCCTTCGCAAAGGATCGTTAAAGCCCGGGCCGCCCGCTTGCAGTATGAATTTAATGAAAGAAGCGGCGATTATAACGTAGGCGGCAGCCATGGCACGAAGCTGATGACCGCGTACCGTGAGAAAGCGCTGCGTATCGCGATGGTCCTGCAGGAAGGCGGAGAGATGGCCCCCAAAGACATTAAGCTGCTGAGCGGCATCGGCCAGACTGCAGGGATTCTCCAGAAGAACTACTATCTCTGGTTCCACAGAGTCTCGCGCGGACGTTATGTCCTGACCTCTGAGGGCGAGCACGGTCTGAAGCAATACGGTCACATCATCGAGGCATGGCGTAATGCCGCTCCTTCTGTGGAGGAGTAG
- the trmL gene encoding tRNA (uridine(34)/cytosine(34)/5-carboxymethylaminomethyluridine(34)-2'-O)-methyltransferase TrmL, protein MALHIVLVEPEIPANTGNIARTCAATGAHLHLVRPLGFRTDDKTMKRAGLDYWYAVNIEYHDSFQEVEEKYAGSRFFFATTKAKQYYTDLEFRDGDFLVFGKETKGLSPEILAAHPDTLMKMPMSDKVRSLNLSNSAAIIVYEALRQIGFPGME, encoded by the coding sequence ATGGCATTGCATATCGTACTCGTGGAGCCGGAAATTCCGGCGAACACCGGGAATATAGCCAGAACCTGTGCGGCAACGGGGGCTCATCTGCATTTGGTGCGTCCGCTCGGCTTCCGTACAGATGATAAAACGATGAAACGGGCCGGTCTTGATTATTGGTATGCGGTAAATATTGAATATCATGACTCGTTTCAGGAAGTAGAAGAGAAATACGCGGGCAGCCGCTTCTTTTTTGCTACGACGAAAGCGAAGCAGTATTACACGGATCTTGAATTCCGTGACGGAGATTTTCTAGTGTTCGGTAAAGAGACCAAAGGACTCTCGCCGGAGATTCTCGCGGCACATCCGGATACATTAATGAAGATGCCGATGAGCGATAAGGTGCGTTCGCTTAACTTATCCAATTCGGCGGCAATTATTGTCTACGAGGCATTAAGACAGATTGGCTTCCCTGGAATGGAGTAG